The following are from one region of the Populus trichocarpa isolate Nisqually-1 chromosome 8, P.trichocarpa_v4.1, whole genome shotgun sequence genome:
- the LOC7471477 gene encoding probable long-chain-alcohol O-fatty-acyltransferase 5 — MEGEIKNLIKASLSVLASLIYCHFISSKIPKGKLRLVSLLPIFYLFITLPLFFSYLFPNTIASLFISWLANFKLALFAFDHGPLSCDQSNSLLQFISKALLPIKIKQNEKYPSSQTPQNPPKLALNLATKVLLFTISVGVNDYKGRFHQKLVLALYCCMVYLLVDIIFGVFNATVHAMLHMELEPPSNEPYLSTSLQDFWGRRWNLMVTNLLRHTVYKPVRSSLGSLLGEWAPLPAVAASFLVSGLMHELLFYRVTRASPSWEVTMFFVLQGVCLVVELAMKRWFGGRWQLHWAVSGPLTVGFVMMTAMWLFFPPLIRSGADEHAIEECKMFFHFVKEEGLKWIGKLI, encoded by the coding sequence ATGGAGGGGGAAATCAAGAACTTGATCAAGGCATCTCTCTCAGTTTTGGCATCTTTAATCTACTGTCATTTCATATCATCCAAGATCCCAAAAGGTAAGCTTAGGCTTGTCTCTCTCCTTCCCATTTTCTACCTCTTCATAAcccttcctctcttcttctcctACTTATTTCCAAATACTATTGCCTCCTTGTTCATCTCCTGGTTAGCCAATTTCAAGCTTGCCCTCTTTGCCTTCGATCACGGTCCGCTTTCATGTGACCAATCCAACTCCCTCCTTCAATTCATCTCTAAAGCTCTCCTTCCCatcaaaataaagcaaaatgaAAAGTACCCATCTTCTCAAACACCCCAAAACCCACCGAAATTAGCTCTGAATTTGGCGACGAAAGTCTTGCTTTTTACCATCTCAGTTGGCGTGAATGATTACAAGGGCAGGTTTCACCAAAAATTGGTCCTTGCTCTATACTGTTGCATGGTATACTTGTTGGTGGACATAATTTTTGGTGTATTCAACGCTACGGTACATGCCATGCTGCACATGGAGCTAGAACCACCGTCCAATGAGCCTTATTTGTCAACATCTTTGCAAGATTTCTGGGGCAGAAGGTGGAACCTCATGGTAACAAACCTACTGCGCCATACCGTATACAAACCCGTGAGGTCTTCTTTGGGATCCTTGCTAGGTGAGTGGGCCCCGCTCCCGGCAGTGGCGGCTTCTTTCCTAGTCTCCGGTCTCATGCACGAGCTCCTATTTTACCGCGTCACACGCGCAAGCCCTTCATGGGAAGTCACGATGTTCTTTGTGCTGCAAGGGGTGTGCTTGGTCGTGGAGCTTGCTATGAAGAGGTGGTTTGGGGGTAGATGGCAGCTGCATTGGGCGGTTTCAGGGCCATTGACGGTGGGGTTCGTAATGATGACAGCCATGTGGCTATTCTTTCCGCCACTAATTAGATCGGGTGCCGACGAACATGCCATCGAGGAGTGCAAGATGTTTTTTCACTTTGTGAAAGAAGAGGGGCTAAAATGGATAGGAAAGTTAATTTGA